The segment GCCGCGACCACCGGTGCGGCGTTGAGCCGCTGCTCGCCGTTGCCGTGCGGGAACGGCACGTACGCCGCGGGCAGGCCGACCGCCGCCAGCTCGCTGCACGTCATCGCCCCGGACCGGCACAGCACGAGGTCGGCCGCGGCATACGCGAGGTCCATCCGGTCGAGGTACTCGCGCACCGCGTAGCGCGGGTCGTCGGGCACGTCGACCGCTCCCCCGCGCCCGACCGCGTGCAGCACCTGCACGCCGGCGTCGAGCAGGGCCCGCGCCGCTCCGGAGGCCGCCCGGTTGAGCGTGCGCGCGCCCTGCGAGCCGCCGAAGACGAGCAGGCACGGCGCGTCCGGGTCCAGCCCGAGCTCCGCGCGGGCCGGCTGTCGGGCCGCGGCGCGGTCGAGCGTGCTGATCGAGCGGCGCAGCGGCATCCCGACGTACTCCGCGTGCGGCAGCGTGCTGTCCGGCCAGGCGCTCCCGACGGCGTCGGCCATCCGTGCGCCGAGCCGGTTGGCGAGGCCCGGACGGACGTTGGCCTCGTGGACGACGACGCGCGCACCGGTCCGCCGCGCCGCGAGGTACGCGGGGGCCGCGACGTAGCCGCCGAAGCCGACGACGACGTCGGCGTCCACGTCGCGCAGCACCGCAGCGGTCTCGGCGACGGCGGACCGGACGCGCAGCGGGAGCGCGAGCAGCTGCGGCGTGGGCCTGCGCGGGACGGGCACGGGCGGGATCATCCGCAGCTCGTAGCCGCGGTCGGGGACGAGCCGCGCCTCCAGCCCGCGCGGGGTGCCGAGCGCGGTGATGCCGATCGAGGGGTCGCGCCGGCGCAGGGCGTCGGCGAGGGCGAGCGCGGGCTCGACGTGCCCCGCGGTGCCGCCGCCGGCGAGCACGACGTGCATCAGCGGCCGACCTGCTCGGGCACCCGGACGGCCACGGGCTCCGGCAGCGGGAGCACCGCCCGGGCGGCGCGCTCCTCCTTGGCCTGGGCCCGCGCCAGGCTGAGCAGCAGGCCGATGGCCGCCAGCGTCGTCAGCAGCGCCGACCCGCCCGCGGAGACGAGCGGCAGGGGGATGCCGATGACCGGCATGAGGCCGACGACGGCGCCGATGTTGACGAGGGTCTGGAAGCCGAGCCACGTGGTGACGCCCGCGGCGGCGAGCTGCTCGAACCGGCCGGTGGAGCGCAGGGCCACGCGGTAGCCGCCGTAGCAGAGGGCGGTGTAGAGCAGGAGCACGCTGATGGTGCCGAGCAGTCCCAGCTCCTCGCCGATGATCGCGAAGATGAAGTCGTTCTGGGCCTCGGGCAGGTTGCCCCACTTCTCGCGCGAGGCCCCGAGCCCGACGCCGAACCAGCCGCCCGTCCCGAGGGCGTACCGCCCGTGCAGCGGCTGGTAGTTGACCTGCGCGACGTCGCTGCTCGGGTCCAGCCAGGCCGAGATGCGGCCGACGCGGTTGGCGTTGGTCGCGGCGAGCAGGCCGGCGAGGCCGCCGCCGACGCCGAGGACGAGCCCGAACAGCCGGAACGGCGCCCCCGCGAAGAAGAGCAGGGCGAGCAGGATGACGATGAGGACGAGCGCGGTGCCGAGGTCGTTGCCCCACAGGACGAGCAGCAGGACGACGCCCGTCACCGGGACCAGCGGCACGAGCAGGTGCTTCCACTGGGTGAGCAGCTTGTGCTTGCGGGTCAGCAGGTCCGCGCCCCACAGGATCAGCGCGAGCTTCGCCGCCTCGCTGGGCTGGACCTGCACGCCGCCGACGACGATCCAGTTCGTGTTGCCGTTGACCGAGTGCGACCCCGCGACCTGGACGAGGGCCAGCAGGGTGCCGGCGACGAGCAGCGAGGGGTACGCGAGGGCGCGCCACGCCCGCACGGGCAGCCGGGCGCAGACGAAGAGCACGGGGAGGCCGAGCGCGAAGAACCGCACCTGCTTGCGCCAGAACCAGAACGACGAGCCGTGGTCGCGGTAGGACTCGACGCTCGAGGCGGAGAGCACCATGACGAGCCCGAGCAGGACGAGCAGGCCCGCGCTGCCGAGGATGATGACGAACGCGGCGTTCGGCCGCTCGAGCAGCCCCTTGACGCTGGCGACCGCGCCCGCGCCGGGCGTGGGCAGCTGCCGCCGCGTGCGGACGCGTGCCGCGGTCCCGCTCATCCGCTGCCCCCTGCCGCTCGCTCGTGCCCCCTGCGCGCGACGATCGTACGGAGCGGGACGGGCGGCTCCGGGCAGGCGCGCCGAGCCGGGACGAGAGCATTGCGTGACCGGAGGAGGACGCACGGTGTTCGACGGGTTCACGGACGAGCGGGTCGACGTCGGGGAGGCGGTGCTGCGCGTCCGGCACGGCGGCGACGGGCCGCCGGTGGTGCTGCTGCACGGCCACCCGCGCACCGGCGCGACCTGGCACCGGGTCGCCCCGCTGCTGGTCGCCGCGGGCTTCACCGTGGTCTGCCCCGACCTGCGCGGGTACGGCGCCTCGACCGCGCCGCCGCCCCGCCCGGACCACGGGCAGGCGAGCAAGCGGGCCATGGCCGGCGACGTCGCCCGCGTCATGGAGCACCTCGGCCACGACACGTACGCCGTGGCGGGCCACGACCGCGGCAGCTACGTCGCCCTCCGGCTGGCGCTGGACCGTCCGGACCGGGTGCGGGCGCTCGCCGTCCTGGACTCCGTGCCCATCAGCGAGCACCTGGCGCGGGCGGATGCGCGCTTCGCCCGGGCGTACTGGCACTGGTTCTTCTTCGCCCAGCCGGACCGGCCCGAGCGGGCGATCCTCGCGGACCCGCTGGCGTGGTACTCCGGCCTCGACCCCGCGCGCTTGGGCGCGGAGAACCACGCCGAGGTCGCGGCAGCCGTGCAGCGGCCCTCCGTCGTGCGCGCGATGCTCGAGGACTACCGCGCCGGCCTGGAGGTGGACCGCGCCGACGAGGAGGCCGACCGCGCCGCGGGCCGCCGGGTCGCCTGCCCCACGCTCGCGCTGTGGTCGGTCCACGACGACCTCGAGGAGCTGCACGGGGACATCCCCGCCATCTGGCGACCGTGGACCACTGTGCTGGAGTGGGGCCGCATCGACTCCGGGCACCACATGGCCGAGGACGCCCCGGAGCAGCTGGCGGCCCGACTGGAGGACTCGTGGAGATCGCGCTGACGGGGACGGCGGGCACGCCCTCCCCCACGCTGCCGGACACCTCGGCGTACCTCGTCTTCTCGAAGGTCGACGCGGTCGAGGAGACGGAGCGGGGGGTGCTCGCGCACCTGCACGGCGAGCAGCTGCGCATCGAGCTCGTCCGCGACGACGTGGTGCGGCTGAAGATGAGCCGGGCCGGGCGCTTCGACGAGTCCCCGACGTACGCCGTCTGCACCGACCCCCTGTCGGCGCCGGTGGACTTCACCGTCGAGCGCGAGCCCGGCGTCGTGCGGCTGCGGACGTCCGGGCTCGTGCTCACCCTGGGGCTCGAGCCCTTCCGCGTCGACGTCCACCGCCCGGACGGCTCGCCGGTCATCGAGACCGCGGAGGACGAGTCGGGCCGACCCGTCGCCTACGCGACGCTCAACGACGCGTTCACCGTGCGCCGGCGCTGCCGCCAGGAGGACGCGTTCTACGGGCTGGGC is part of the Motilibacter rhizosphaerae genome and harbors:
- the ftsW gene encoding putative lipid II flippase FtsW, whose product is MSGTAARVRTRRQLPTPGAGAVASVKGLLERPNAAFVIILGSAGLLVLLGLVMVLSASSVESYRDHGSSFWFWRKQVRFFALGLPVLFVCARLPVRAWRALAYPSLLVAGTLLALVQVAGSHSVNGNTNWIVVGGVQVQPSEAAKLALILWGADLLTRKHKLLTQWKHLLVPLVPVTGVVLLLVLWGNDLGTALVLIVILLALLFFAGAPFRLFGLVLGVGGGLAGLLAATNANRVGRISAWLDPSSDVAQVNYQPLHGRYALGTGGWFGVGLGASREKWGNLPEAQNDFIFAIIGEELGLLGTISVLLLYTALCYGGYRVALRSTGRFEQLAAAGVTTWLGFQTLVNIGAVVGLMPVIGIPLPLVSAGGSALLTTLAAIGLLLSLARAQAKEERAARAVLPLPEPVAVRVPEQVGR
- the murG gene encoding undecaprenyldiphospho-muramoylpentapeptide beta-N-acetylglucosaminyltransferase, coding for MHVVLAGGGTAGHVEPALALADALRRRDPSIGITALGTPRGLEARLVPDRGYELRMIPPVPVPRRPTPQLLALPLRVRSAVAETAAVLRDVDADVVVGFGGYVAAPAYLAARRTGARVVVHEANVRPGLANRLGARMADAVGSAWPDSTLPHAEYVGMPLRRSISTLDRAAARQPARAELGLDPDAPCLLVFGGSQGARTLNRAASGAARALLDAGVQVLHAVGRGGAVDVPDDPRYAVREYLDRMDLAYAAADLVLCRSGAMTCSELAAVGLPAAYVPFPHGNGEQRLNAAPVVAAGGGLLVEDAACTPEEVERTLLPLLRDPERLGRMSAAAAAFGRRDGDDRLADLVLAAGAGRSSREDPS
- a CDS encoding alpha/beta fold hydrolase, coding for MFDGFTDERVDVGEAVLRVRHGGDGPPVVLLHGHPRTGATWHRVAPLLVAAGFTVVCPDLRGYGASTAPPPRPDHGQASKRAMAGDVARVMEHLGHDTYAVAGHDRGSYVALRLALDRPDRVRALAVLDSVPISEHLARADARFARAYWHWFFFAQPDRPERAILADPLAWYSGLDPARLGAENHAEVAAAVQRPSVVRAMLEDYRAGLEVDRADEEADRAAGRRVACPTLALWSVHDDLEELHGDIPAIWRPWTTVLEWGRIDSGHHMAEDAPEQLAARLEDSWRSR